The proteins below come from a single Rosa rugosa chromosome 2, drRosRugo1.1, whole genome shotgun sequence genomic window:
- the LOC133732212 gene encoding uncharacterized protein LOC133732212 isoform X1, whose protein sequence is MQLLLGAWFVSVLVFGSLMQDRARVVAYCCGSPNMGNKPAKQEREEIFLKVVPPLDRAYVRWLARDLERIHGFTPANPRAVKPPDHYIEYMRLNGWLDVDLSDPDLAHLFK, encoded by the exons ATGCAGCTGCTACTTGGTGCTTGGTTTGTTTCTGTtttagtgtttgggagtttgatGCAGGACAGAGCAAGGGTGGTTGCGTATTGTTGCG GTTCTCCAAACATGGGAAACAAGCCTGCAAAACAGGAAAGGGAAGAAATCTTCTTGAAAGTTGTTCCTCCACTGGATCGTGCATATGTTAGGTGGCTTGCTCGAGATCTTGAGAGGATACACGGCTTCACACCAGCAAACCCTCGTGCAGTGAAGCCCCCAGATCATTATATCGAGTACATGCGCTTGAATGGGTGGTTAGATGTGGACTTGAGTGATCCTGATCTAGCCCATTTATTCAAGTAG
- the LOC133732212 gene encoding uncharacterized protein LOC133732212 isoform X2, with product MGNKPAKQEREEIFLKVVPPLDRAYVRWLARDLERIHGFTPANPRAVKPPDHYIEYMRLNGWLDVDLSDPDLAHLFK from the coding sequence ATGGGAAACAAGCCTGCAAAACAGGAAAGGGAAGAAATCTTCTTGAAAGTTGTTCCTCCACTGGATCGTGCATATGTTAGGTGGCTTGCTCGAGATCTTGAGAGGATACACGGCTTCACACCAGCAAACCCTCGTGCAGTGAAGCCCCCAGATCATTATATCGAGTACATGCGCTTGAATGGGTGGTTAGATGTGGACTTGAGTGATCCTGATCTAGCCCATTTATTCAAGTAG
- the LOC133732493 gene encoding transcription factor E2FB — translation MSGYRAPNPPPPQPPHRQLPFSSLKPPFSASLDYHAFAPDRRPPPPPPDHLPAEGITVKPPLKRKSDSADYDEPNDRTAAPEYTDIVNSPLQTPVPVKVGKANKASRLSKLNRAGPQTPASNVGSPSGANLTPAGPCRYDSSLGLLTKKFINLIKHAEDGILDLNKAADTLEVQKRRIYDITNVLEGIGLIEKKLKNRIQWKGLEATRTGDADENYDGLKAQVENLSTEEGRLDEQIREMQERLSNLSEEESNKKWLFVTEEDIKGLPCFQNETLIAIKAPHGTTLEVPDPDEAVDYPQRRYRMVLRSMMGPIDVYLVSQFEEKFEEINGAEEPGSIPSTSGLCENPAPTIVTEDTGKHVEMQGQEDHRVSADPTASQDFMSGIMKIVPSDVNCDADYWLLSDDASVSITDIWRTETGVEWNEFGALNEDYSMGNVTPRAQTLPSSATEVPSTANPTRS, via the exons ATGTCGGGTTACCGCGCTCCGAACCCCCCGCCTCCCCAACCGCCCCACCGCCAGCTCCCTTTCTCCTCCCTCAAGCCGCCCTTCTCTGCTTCACTCGACTACCACGCCTTCGCTCCCGACCGCCGCCCGCCGCCGCCGCCCCCCGATCACCTGCCCGCCGAGGGCATTACCGTCAAGCCCCCC CTAAAGCGGAAGAGTGATTCGGCAGATTATGACGAGCCTAATGATAGGACAGCTGCTCCTGAGTACACTGACATAGTTAATAGCCCACTTCAAACTCCTGTGCCAGTCAAGGTGGGAAAGGCAAACAAAGCATCTAGGCTTTCAAAGCTCAATAGAGCTGGGCCGCAGACTCCTGCTTCCAACGTGG GTTCTCCTTCGGGTGCTAATCTTACTCCTGCTGGTCCTTGTCGTTATGACAGCTCCCTAG GTCTCTTAACGAAGAAGTTTATCAATCTGATCAAACATGCGGAAGATGGTATTCTAGATCTCAATAAAGCTGCTGATACTTTAGAG gTACAAAAGAGACGGATATATGACATAACAAATGTTCTCGAAGGAATTGGCCTCATAGAAAAGAAGCTGAAAAATAGAATTCAGTGGAA GGGACTTGAGGCCACAAGGACAGGAGACGCAGATGAAAACTATGATGGTTTGAAG GCACAAGTTGAAAACCTATCTACGGAGGAGGGCAGATTAGATGAGCAAATAAG agaaatgCAGGAAAGATTGAGCAATCTCAGTGAAGAGGAAAGCAATAAGAA ATGGCTTTTTGTCACTGAAGAAGACATCAAGGGCTTACCCTGCTTTCAG AATGAAACCTTAATAGCGATTAAAGCTCCCCACGGCACCACTCTTGAAGTCCCAGATCCTGATGAG GCTGTTGACTATCCCCAAAGGAGATACAGGATGGTCCTGCGAAGCATGATGGGTCCAATAGATGTTTACCTTGTCAG TCAATTTGAGGAGAAGTTCGAGGAGATTAATGGTGCCGAAGAACCTGGAAGTATCCCCTCAACTTCGGGGTTATGTGAAAACCCAGCTCCAACAATTGTCACTGAGGATACGGGGAAGCATGTTGAAATGCAGGGACAAGAAGATCATAGAGTTTCCGCTGATCCCACTGCTTCTCAGGACTTCATGAGTGGGATTATGAAGATTGTTCCCTCAGATGTAAAT TGTGATGCAGATTACTGGCTTTTATCGGATGACGCTAGTGTTAGCATCACAGACATATGGAGAACAGAAA CTGGAGTTGAATGGAATGAGTTTGGTGCACTTAATGAAGATTATTCCATGGGTAATGTCACACCGCGAGCACAAACTCTGCCGTCGAGTGCAACGGAAGTACCTTCTACAGCCAACCCTACTAGGAGTTAA
- the LOC133732494 gene encoding uncharacterized protein LOC133732494 has product MATALLLPPSPCLSSASFLNNNGELRSCCCASIQQSKRNSHLKGLRVRALKEKTEKIENPTSSSSPPKASAEEIAKKYGLEAGLWKIFSSKEEEKEGEEKKSKGDEAKELLAKYGGAYLATSIALSIISFSLCYALISVGVDVQALLQKVGISGSEAGEKVGTFALAYAAHKAASPIRFPPTVALTPVVASWIGKIVGKEK; this is encoded by the exons ATGGCAACAGCTCTGCTGCTCCCTCCTTCTCCTTGTCTTTCCTCTGCTTCTTTCTTGAACAACAATGGAGAACTAAGAAGTTGCTGCTGTGCCTCTATTCAACAATCCAAGCGCAATTCTCACTTGAAAGGTTTAAGAGTCAGAGCCCTCAAAGAGAAAACGGAGAAAATCGAAAACCcaacttcatcttcttcacctcCTAAAGCTTCAGCTGAGGAAATTGCCAAGAAGTATGGCCTTGAAGCTGGTCTCTGGAAG ATATTCAGCTcaaaagaggaagaaaaggaaGGTGAAGAGAAGAAGTCAAAGGGTGATGAAGCCAAGGAATTGCTAGCTAAATATGGAGGGGCATATCTGGCCACCTCTATTGCACTGTCCATTATATCGTTTTCGTTGTGTTATGCGCTAATCAGCGTCGGCGTTGATGTCCAAGCTTTGCTGCAGAAG GTTGGAATCTCAGGTAGTGAGGCTGGAGAGAAAGTTGGAACTTTTGCTTTGGCATATGCTGCACATAAAGCTGCATCTCCAATTAGGTTTCCTCCGACTGTGGCTCTCACTCCAGTAGTCGCCAGTTGGATTGGGAAGATAGTCGGAAAAGAGAAGTAA